In Miscanthus floridulus cultivar M001 chromosome 5, ASM1932011v1, whole genome shotgun sequence, one genomic interval encodes:
- the LOC136453886 gene encoding NDR1/HIN1-like protein 13: protein MSKQPVTPQAGGAISARGADVAPPQPGTGHIRFATVQSDGARDTARPQVRTEPPRPTYKPVSQRRQEPAADEQAQVYGQNPLGGGLEEPPASKPTRRWGSRAWLGGAALPQAASHSAAAGGALPPRGSIPSPGTAASPTVDVPDSSGGAPAPQLPRPGGLKTNKTIERVSTLQNETAPPSEGAPAPLPPRRGGLKPNKTIERVSTLEPMLGGSGSPAPPPQAHGVPQHPQPKPEPRQHQHGAYVPPNQSPSGTKNWAMLRKEKNARKPLAFCFTLCCILFWLLVVCIGLAILVVYLLYHPKAPRIHVSTATLNAGYIDELPPPHLGKALNSDLYVLAAIYNPNTKVDVVLRYMQLDLYFQGRLIGTQAVWPPLYQKPGDSALRSVHLVVSEVVMTQEDAEVWKNVTTGGGLVEMHLQGKFYVQLNFGRWLPFRYTVRPICALWLDPPPAGALRRARCSNR, encoded by the coding sequence ATGAGCAAGCAGCCGGTGACACCGCAGGCGGGCGGCGCCATCAGTGCTCGCGGAGCCGATGTGGCGCCGCCTCAACCGGGGACCGGCCACATTCGCTTTGCAACAGTGCAGAGCGACGGTGCCAGGGACACTGCCCGGCCCCAGGTGCGCACAGAGCCCCCCAGGCCGACCTACAAGCCTGTGTCACAGAGGAGACAAGAGCCGGCGGCCGACGAGCAGGCACAGGTGTACGGACAGAATCCGCTCGGAGGCGGCCTGGAGGAACCGCCGGCGTCAAAACCAACGCGGCGCTGGGGTAGCCGTGCCTGGCTGGGAGGAGCTGCACTGCCGCAGGCGGCAAGTCACTCCGCAGCAGCGGGAGGGGCGCTGCCACCACGGGGCAGCATCCCCAGCCCCGGAACAGCTGCGTCGCCGACCGTTGACGTCCCCGACTCGTCGGGAGGAGCACCGGCACCGCAACTACCCCGGCCGGGTGGCCTGAAGACCAATAAGACCATCGAGCGCGTCAGCACGCTGCAGAACGAGACGGCACCCCCGTCGGAAGGAGCACCGGCACCGCTACCGCCACGGCGCGGTGGCCTCAAGCCCAATAAGACCATCGAGCGCGTCAGCACGCTGGAGCCGATGCTGGGTGGGAGTGGgagtccagcgccgccgccgcaagCGCATGGTGTGCCTCAGCATCCGCAACCGAAGCCGGAGCCACGTCAGCATCAGCACGGTGCCTATGTGCCGCCGAACCAGTCGCCGTCCGGGACGAAGAACTGGGCGATGCTGAGGAAGGAGAAGAACGCGAGGAAGCCACTGGCGTTCTGCTTCACCTTGTGCTGCATCCTGTTCTGGCTTCTGGTGGTCTGCATCGGCCTCGCCATACTGGTGGTGTACCTCCTGTACCACCCCAAGGCGCCCCGGATCCACGTGAGCACGGCCACCCTCAACGCCGGGTACATCGACGAGCTCCCGCCGCCGCACCTGGGCAAGGCGCTCAACTCCGACCTCTACGTGCTGGCGGCCATCTACAACCCAAACACCAAGGTCGACGTCGTCCTGCGCTACATGCAGCTGGACCTCTACTTCCAGGGGAGGCTGATCGGGACGCAGGCGGTGTGGCCGCCGCTGTACCAGAAGCCCGGCGACTCCGCCCTCCGGAGCGTGCACCTGGTGGTCAGCGAGGTGGTCATGACGCAGGAGGACGCCGAGGTGTGGAAGAACGTCACCACCGGCGGCGGCCTCGTAGAGATGCACCTCCAAGGCAAGTTCTACGTCCAGCTCAACTTCGGCCGCTGGCTCCCGTTCAGGTACACGGTCAGGCCGATTTGCGCGCTCTGGCTCGACCCGCCGCCGGCGGGCGCCCTCCGCAGGGCGCGCTGTTCAAATCGCTAA